One part of the Sporocytophaga myxococcoides DSM 11118 genome encodes these proteins:
- the porV gene encoding type IX secretion system outer membrane channel protein PorV: protein MIKKIFFSLSIVVLSTQLSNAQNTTLGGQQGNPITTATPFLTISPDARSGAMGDVGAAISPDANSIFWNPAKLAFAEKNMGVSISYTPWLRKLVNDMSLSYLSGYKKLRKEEAIGVSMNYFNLGNITFTDNNGNVMQDFRPKEFSFTGCYSRKLSKTLGVAVGLKYIYSNLSGNISINSGGATTAAKPGNTAAGDIGVYFNNDYIIAGTNTNIALGAMLSNIGAKISYTNSSQKDFIPTSLRVGTAITTELDPYNKLVFAIDANKLLVPTPPIRDSIDQTKIVKGKDPDRGLLSGVLGSFSDAPGGFKEEMQEIILSGGLEYWYNDLFAVRGGYFYENPHKGNRKYFTLGFGIRYQVFGLDFAYLVPVRSNNPLAETLRFTLHFNFESKSQKDIETITE from the coding sequence ATGATAAAAAAAATATTTTTTAGCTTAAGCATTGTAGTACTAAGCACTCAATTATCCAATGCCCAAAATACCACCTTAGGTGGGCAACAAGGTAATCCTATTACAACAGCAACCCCATTTCTAACAATTTCCCCGGATGCAAGGTCCGGCGCTATGGGAGACGTTGGCGCTGCAATATCTCCCGATGCCAATTCAATTTTCTGGAATCCGGCCAAATTAGCATTTGCTGAGAAAAATATGGGGGTTTCCATCAGTTACACTCCATGGCTAAGGAAACTCGTCAATGATATGTCCCTTTCATACTTATCAGGGTATAAAAAACTACGAAAAGAAGAGGCGATTGGGGTTTCGATGAATTACTTCAATCTTGGTAACATTACCTTTACAGATAATAATGGTAATGTAATGCAAGACTTTCGTCCTAAGGAGTTCTCTTTTACGGGTTGTTATTCAAGAAAATTGAGCAAAACACTTGGTGTTGCTGTAGGTCTTAAATATATATATTCAAACCTATCCGGTAATATTTCAATCAACAGTGGAGGAGCAACAACTGCTGCCAAACCTGGTAATACAGCAGCAGGAGATATTGGAGTATACTTCAACAATGATTATATCATTGCAGGAACAAATACAAATATTGCTCTAGGTGCCATGTTGTCTAATATTGGAGCAAAAATATCTTATACCAATAGCAGTCAAAAAGACTTTATCCCAACTAGCCTAAGAGTTGGTACAGCAATAACTACAGAACTGGACCCTTACAACAAATTGGTCTTTGCAATAGATGCAAATAAGTTATTGGTTCCAACACCTCCTATTAGAGATAGTATTGACCAAACAAAAATTGTTAAAGGAAAAGATCCAGACAGAGGCTTATTAAGTGGGGTCCTTGGGTCTTTTTCAGATGCACCAGGAGGATTTAAAGAAGAAATGCAGGAAATCATTTTATCAGGAGGATTAGAATATTGGTATAATGATTTATTTGCAGTCAGAGGTGGGTATTTCTACGAAAATCCGCATAAAGGAAATAGGAAGTATTTTACACTAGGATTTGGGATAAGATATCAGGTATTTGGTCTAGACTTCGCATACCTTGTCCCTGTCAGATCGAACAATCCACTTGCTGAAACGTTAAGATTTACACTACATTTCAATTTCGAAAGTAAGAGCCAAAAAGATATTGAAACTATAACAGAATAA